The Niastella koreensis GR20-10 genome includes a window with the following:
- a CDS encoding dihydrofolate reductase family protein, with the protein MRKVIVSMNVTLDGFMAGPDCGLDWHFKSWNEEMARATAEQLSRADTILLGGITYRGMAQYWNSNPVNLIRPREDLDFASMLNSYPKVVFSKSMTTVSWNNARLAKREIEEEVVELKHRDGKDMIVYGSGKIVATLTKLGLVDEFRMWVHPVVIGCGKPVFKELVEMLDLQLVKTEIFSSGVVILCYTVK; encoded by the coding sequence ATGCGAAAAGTAATTGTATCTATGAATGTGACGCTGGACGGCTTTATGGCTGGCCCTGATTGCGGGTTGGACTGGCATTTCAAAAGCTGGAATGAGGAAATGGCGCGGGCAACAGCCGAACAGTTGAGCCGGGCAGATACCATTTTACTGGGTGGTATCACTTACAGGGGCATGGCGCAATACTGGAATTCGAACCCTGTGAACCTGATAAGGCCGCGTGAAGACCTTGACTTTGCATCCATGTTGAACAGCTATCCTAAAGTTGTATTTTCAAAAAGTATGACTACCGTCAGCTGGAATAATGCCCGGCTGGCCAAACGGGAAATTGAAGAAGAGGTAGTGGAATTAAAACACCGTGACGGGAAAGATATGATCGTGTATGGAAGCGGGAAAATAGTGGCAACCTTAACAAAGCTGGGACTGGTTGATGAATTCCGCATGTGGGTGCATCCGGTAGTAATTGGCTGCGGTAAACCGGTGTTTAAAGAGTTGGTGGAAATGCTTGATCTGCAGCTGGTAAAAACCGAGATCTTCAGTTCGGGTGTGGTGATCTTATGTTATACCGTAAAATAA
- a CDS encoding SnoaL-like domain-containing protein, with protein MTTNQIANRLVELCRQGQFETAQKELFAKDAMSIEPQSSPDFEKETKGLDAIMEKSKKWSNMVESVNKMEVSEPVVASNSFACTMHMDVTMKNKEHWDMTELCTYTVNKDGKISSEQFFM; from the coding sequence ATGACTACGAATCAGATTGCCAACCGCCTGGTTGAACTGTGCCGTCAGGGCCAGTTTGAAACAGCGCAGAAAGAATTATTTGCAAAGGATGCCATGAGCATCGAACCTCAGTCTTCTCCCGATTTTGAAAAGGAAACAAAGGGACTCGATGCCATTATGGAAAAAAGTAAAAAATGGAGTAATATGGTTGAGTCTGTGAACAAAATGGAAGTTAGCGAACCCGTGGTGGCCAGCAATTCATTTGCCTGCACCATGCACATGGATGTGACGATGAAGAATAAAGAGCATTGGGATATGACTGAACTTTGCACCTATACTGTTAACAAGGATGGTAAGATCTCCTCAGAACAGTTCTTTATGTAG
- a CDS encoding carboxymuconolactone decarboxylase family protein — MEQRIAFQDGNKGLMDGLYKIGMYLRQSGLDHKLQELIKTRASQINGCAYCLDMHWKDAIAQGETEQRLYSLSAWRECPYYTEAERAALAYTEAVTKIPQTDVTDEIFNELSRHFDKAQIADITMAILAINSWNRLNVAFRTIPGGYKPGMFN, encoded by the coding sequence ATGGAACAGAGAATTGCATTTCAGGATGGAAACAAAGGCTTAATGGATGGCTTATACAAAATTGGTATGTACCTCAGACAATCAGGGTTGGACCATAAGTTACAGGAACTGATCAAAACCCGGGCTTCACAGATCAATGGCTGCGCTTATTGTTTGGATATGCACTGGAAAGACGCCATTGCACAAGGTGAAACAGAACAACGCCTGTATTCACTGTCGGCCTGGAGAGAATGTCCTTATTACACGGAGGCAGAAAGAGCTGCGTTGGCGTATACAGAAGCGGTTACCAAAATACCACAAACAGATGTGACCGATGAAATATTTAATGAACTGAGCAGGCATTTTGACAAAGCTCAAATCGCCGATATTACCATGGCTATTTTAGCAATCAATAGCTGGAACCGGTTAAATGTTGCCTTCAGAACAATTCCCGGTGGTTACAAACCAGGCATGTTTAATTAA
- a CDS encoding NADH-quinone oxidoreductase subunit A, which translates to MGPIALLILTIAAILFSAGGILVSKFLVRGSVNAQKGQPYECGIPAEGSPWNQFNVGYYLFALLFLIFDVELIFVYPWAVVVKKIGMMALVEIAIFFFILFTGFLYAHKKGALKWM; encoded by the coding sequence ATGGGACCTATCGCGCTCCTTATATTAACAATAGCTGCCATTTTATTTTCTGCCGGCGGCATACTCGTATCAAAATTTTTGGTAAGGGGATCGGTGAATGCGCAAAAAGGCCAACCTTATGAATGTGGCATCCCGGCTGAAGGCTCTCCCTGGAATCAGTTTAATGTAGGTTATTATTTGTTCGCCCTGTTGTTCCTGATCTTTGATGTAGAACTGATCTTCGTTTATCCCTGGGCCGTTGTTGTAAAAAAAATTGGAATGATGGCGCTTGTTGAGATCGCCATTTTCTTTTTCATATTGTTTACTGGTTTTTTGTACGCTCACAAGAAAGGCGCATTAAAATGGATGTAG
- a CDS encoding NADH-quinone oxidoreductase subunit B has protein sequence MESNLNKEIETASQGNEQFPGQVHDLPGGGILISSFNDIINWARSNSLWPLTFATSCCGIEMMSVASSKYDFSRFGFEVARATPRQADVIIIAGTIVNKMAPVLKRLYDQMADPKYVIAMGACAISGGPFFYNTYSVVKGADHVIPVDVYIPGCPPRPEALLHALITLQQKIKSGLTREQIRAEKPQS, from the coding sequence ATGGAAAGTAACTTAAACAAAGAAATAGAAACCGCGTCCCAGGGGAATGAACAATTCCCCGGTCAGGTGCATGACCTGCCTGGTGGCGGCATTCTCATCAGTTCTTTTAATGACATCATTAACTGGGCGCGCTCCAATTCTTTATGGCCGCTCACCTTTGCTACCAGTTGTTGTGGAATTGAAATGATGTCCGTAGCTTCTTCGAAGTATGATTTCTCCCGGTTTGGATTTGAAGTAGCACGCGCTACGCCCCGGCAGGCAGATGTGATCATTATCGCCGGCACCATTGTAAATAAAATGGCGCCCGTGCTCAAACGCCTGTACGATCAAATGGCCGACCCCAAATATGTGATTGCTATGGGCGCCTGTGCCATCAGTGGCGGGCCGTTCTTCTATAATACCTATTCTGTAGTAAAAGGCGCCGATCATGTGATCCCGGTAGATGTATACATTCCCGGTTGTCCGCCCCGGCCCGAAGCATTGTTGCATGCATTGATTACCCTGCAGCAAAAAATTAAAAGCGGCTTAACACGCGAACAGATCAGGGCAGAAAAACCACAATCATGA
- a CDS encoding NADH-quinone oxidoreductase subunit C: MTNEDIKQHITSVHPTGVFDETGEWLQVQVDVGEWKPFAQWLRSEVLQMDFLFCLTCIDWSATATGKTLMTMVYHVTSTIFRHTIVVKVKLDRNNPAIETVSDIWRTAEFHEREVFDLFGVKFLHHPDLRRLVLTDDFEGYPLRKDFEDPINMIKL, from the coding sequence ATGACCAACGAGGATATAAAGCAACATATTACATCCGTTCATCCCACCGGGGTTTTTGATGAAACCGGCGAATGGCTGCAGGTGCAGGTGGATGTGGGTGAATGGAAACCATTTGCACAATGGTTGCGCAGTGAGGTGCTGCAAATGGATTTTTTGTTTTGCTTAACCTGCATCGACTGGTCGGCAACGGCCACGGGCAAAACGTTGATGACCATGGTGTATCATGTTACCTCCACCATTTTCAGACATACAATTGTGGTGAAAGTAAAACTTGACCGGAACAATCCTGCAATAGAAACTGTATCGGACATCTGGCGCACTGCAGAGTTTCATGAGCGGGAAGTGTTTGATTTATTTGGCGTGAAATTCCTGCATCATCCTGATCTGAGGCGACTGGTACTGACTGATGATTTTGAAGGTTATCCCTTACGGAAAGATTTTGAAGACCCCATTAATATGATCAAACTATAA
- a CDS encoding NADH-quinone oxidoreductase subunit D encodes MYRETQIVAENNVSPDEGQLVINVGPQHPATHGVLHLVITLQGETIQKIEPHLGYIHRSIEKMCESLSYRQFIYVTSRMDYLSAHINNHGCALCVEKGLQLEVPPRAQVIRVLMGELTRIASHELWWGAMAMDLGAFTPFFYAFRERETINDIMEETCGARLTMNYMVPGGVMYDIHPNFQQRVKDFIRLFNNKIDEYDDLVTDNIIFQNRTKNVGVLSAADAISYGCTGPVARGSGVACDIRKLYPYEVYNRVAFDEIIETAGDSYARYLVRIKELRQSVRIIEQLIDNIPEGEIQAKTKAVLKLPKGEFYSRVETARGEFGVYIVSEGGTTPYRIKFRSPGFSNLSALDHMSRGSKIGDLMAIMGTLDLVIPDIDR; translated from the coding sequence TTGTATCGAGAAACACAAATAGTAGCAGAGAATAATGTGTCGCCTGATGAAGGGCAACTCGTGATCAACGTAGGGCCACAGCATCCGGCAACACATGGTGTATTGCATTTGGTAATTACGTTACAGGGCGAAACCATTCAAAAAATAGAACCGCATTTAGGCTATATCCATCGCAGCATTGAGAAGATGTGTGAAAGCCTGAGCTACCGGCAATTCATTTATGTAACCAGCCGCATGGATTATTTGTCGGCCCATATTAACAATCATGGCTGTGCGCTGTGTGTGGAGAAAGGTTTGCAACTGGAGGTGCCGCCCCGTGCACAGGTGATTCGCGTGTTGATGGGTGAACTGACCCGCATTGCATCCCACGAATTGTGGTGGGGGGCTATGGCAATGGACCTCGGCGCCTTCACGCCGTTTTTTTACGCTTTCCGCGAACGCGAAACCATCAATGACATTATGGAAGAAACCTGCGGTGCCCGTCTCACCATGAACTATATGGTGCCGGGTGGCGTGATGTACGATATTCATCCCAATTTTCAGCAAAGGGTAAAAGATTTTATCCGGCTTTTTAATAACAAGATCGACGAGTATGATGACCTGGTAACCGACAATATTATTTTTCAGAACCGCACAAAGAACGTGGGTGTATTGTCGGCCGCAGATGCCATTTCGTATGGTTGTACAGGACCAGTGGCGCGGGGAAGTGGCGTAGCCTGTGATATCAGGAAATTGTATCCCTACGAAGTATATAATAGGGTAGCGTTTGATGAGATCATCGAGACCGCTGGTGATAGTTATGCCCGCTACCTGGTACGCATAAAAGAACTGCGGCAATCGGTGCGCATCATCGAACAGCTGATTGATAATATTCCCGAAGGGGAGATTCAGGCAAAAACGAAAGCCGTGTTGAAATTACCCAAGGGAGAATTTTATTCGAGAGTAGAAACAGCCCGTGGGGAATTTGGCGTATACATCGTTAGTGAAGGCGGCACCACACCCTATCGCATAAAATTCAGATCACCGGGTTTCTCCAATTTATCGGCCCTGGACCATATGAGCCGGGGAAGTAAAATTGGCGATCTGATGGCTATTATGGGCACTTTAGATTTAGTGATTCCTGATATTGATAGATGA